The following are from one region of the Neurospora crassa OR74A linkage group III, whole genome shotgun sequence genome:
- a CDS encoding agmatinase gives MRILTSLSSSAAILLVAFGSHQLVQACQHHHGHGGDGDGHDNKQWTITPEELAELKELERKWGTDWSFSGITTFAHLKHVKCLTTPSEKFDIAIVGAPFDTATSYRPGARFGPRAIRQASSRQTSFRGFNPRASINPYASWATIIDCGDIPITPFDNAVALEQMSEAFVELGSRSAALGETEKGKGKGKRKPKLITLGGDHSLALPALRALRKVYGREVRVVHFDAHLDTWHPAKYPSAWPSTQSHFNHGSMFWLAGQEGLLSNSSPASNIHAGLRTRLSGTDPSDFVDDASQNWLRISADDIDDLGGPAGVIAAIMDQFDLNDPDPDPVYLSIDIDVLDPAFAPGTGTPEPGGWTTRELIRILRGLVDVLNVVGADVVEVSPAYQGRGEETALAAAQVVYEVLTGMVKRGLKNGFSEEKVKGGGVDKAHDEL, from the exons atgagaATACTAACCTcactctcctcctcggccgctATTCTACTAGTAGCTTTCGGGAGCCACCAACTGGTCCAAGCATGCCAGCAccaccatggccatggcggtgacggtgacggtCATGATAACAAACAATGGACGATAACACCCGAAGAACTAGCCGAACTGAAAGAGTTGGAGAGAAAATGGGGGACGGAT TGGTCATTCTCCGGCATAACCACCTTTGCCCATCTCAAACACGTCAAGTGCCTGACTACGCCCAGCGAGAAGTTTGATATTGCCATTGTTGGCGCGCCGTTTGACACGGCTACTTCTTATCGGCCTG GCGCCCGCTTCGGTCCCCGCGCCATCCGCCAGGCATCAAGCAGACAAACCTCCTTCCGCGGCTTCAATCCCCGCGCAAGTATTAACCCGTACGCGAGCTGGGCGACCATCATAGACTGTGGTGACATCCCTATCACGCCATTTGACAATGCTGTGGCGCTGGAGCAGATGTCGGAGGCTTTTGTTGAGCTGGGGTCGAGAAGTGCTGCCCTGGGTGAGacggagaaggggaaggggaaggggaagaggaagccaaaGTTGATTACTCTCGGTGGTGATCACAGCTTGGCGCTGCCGGCGTTGAGAGCGTTGAGGAAGGTATATGGGAGGGAGGTGAGGGTTGTGCATTTTGATg CCCACCTCGACACCTGGCACCCAGCCAAGTACCCCTCCGCCTGGCCCTCGACCCAATCGCACTTCAACCACGGCTCCATGTTCTGGCTCGCCGGGCAAGAAGGTCTTTTGTCCAACAGTTCTCCCGCCTCCAACATCCACGCCGGCCTCCGCACCCGCCTCTCCGGCACTGACCCCTCTGATTTTGTCGATGACGCCTCGCAAAACTGGCTGCGCATATCAGCGGACGATATCGACGACCTCGGCGGTCCCGCAGGCGTCATAGCTGCCATCATGGACCAATTTGACTTGAACGACCCCGATCCAGACCCGGTGTACCTGTCCATCGACATTGACGTGCTTGATCCGGCTTTCGCTCCAGGCACGGGCACGCCGGAGCCGGGAGGGTGGACGACCAGGGAGTTGATAAGGATTTTAAGAGGGCTGGTGGATGTGCTGAATGTGGTGGGTGCGGATGTGGTGGAGGTTAGTCCGGCGTATCAAGGGAGAGGGGAGGAAACGGCATTGGCGGCTGCGCAGGTTGTCTATGAAGTGCTGACGGGGATGGTTAAGAGGGGGTTGAAGAACGGTTTTAGTGAGGAAAAGGtgaagggtggtggtgttgacaaGGCTCATGATGAACTTTGA
- a CDS encoding asparaginyl-tRNA synthetase: protein MATPQELADRTKSDAKVYVDTVAGKDDESADGSEAKPYQSLYHALIQNLDKPAPTYLTKVAPKEGSTDGPTWEEAAKSAMKKAVGRVDQYKKKLQKEKEALKKEEEERQQRLKNLEDAKKIVLKEDPSLPEAVRIRLNNKSIELGDESKKGTRVKVFGRIHRLRVQKHATFLTLKDGYGFLQCVLPAGDLTKNYDALLFAQETALVLYGELKKLPAGATAPDGRELQVDYYKVLGHAPSDLDAITNKVSRDQDAWDAAMLDNRHLVLRGENASALMKLREFVELAFVDTYRELEFRKVSPPAMVQTQVEGGSTLFKYDYYGEEAYLTQSSQLYLETVLASMGQVYCIEKSFRAEKSLTRRHLSEYTHVEAELDFIEFNDLLDHLEEIISKVVDRVLNNETAAGYLKVLNPDFKKPEKFLRMKYEDAIEWLNKQDPPILNEEGNPHVFGDDIAEAAERRMTDIINRPILLTHFPVEIKAFYMKKDPNDLRVTESVDVLMPGVGEIVGGSMRMDDYDELIEAYKKNHIGHEPYFWYTDQRKYGTSPHGGYGLGLERFLAWMANQHSVRTTCLYPRFMGRCKP from the exons ATGGCGACACCACAAGAGCTCGCCGATCGCACAAAAAGCGACGCCAAGGTCTACGTCGACACAGTCGCCGGCAAGGACGACGAGTCCGCCGACGGCTCCGAGGCCAAGCCCTACCAGTCGCTGTACCACGCCCTCATCCAGAACCTCGATAAGCCCGCGCCCACATACCTCACCAAGGTCGCCCCCAAGGAGGGCTCTACCGATGGCCCAACGTGGGAGGAGGCTGCCAAGAGCGCCATGAAGAAGGCCGTCGGCCGCGTCGACCAgtacaagaagaagctgcagaaggagaaggaggctctcaagaaggaggaggaggagcgccAGCAGCGCCTCAAGAACCTCGAGGATGCCAAGAAGATCGTTCTCAAGGAGGATCCTTCTCTGCCCGAGGCTGTCCGCATCCGTCTCAACAACAAGTCCATCGAGCTCGGCGACGAGTCCAAGAAGGGCACCCGTGTCAAGGTCTTTGGCCGCATCCACCGTCTCCGTGTCCAGAAGCACGCCACCTTCCTTACCCTCAAGGACGGCTACGGCTTCCTCCAGTGCGTTTTGCCCGCTGGCGACCTCACCAAGAACTACGACGCTCTCTTGTTCGCCCAGGAGACCGCCCTTGTCCTCTACGGtgagctcaagaagctccCTGCCGGTGCCACTGCCCCCGATGGCCGCGAGCTCCAGGTCGACTACTACAAGGTCCTCGGCCACGCCCCCAGCGACCTCgacgccatcaccaacaaggtCTCCCGCGACCAGGATGCTTGGGATGCTGCCATGCTTGACAACAGGCACTTGGTCCTCCGTGGTGAGAACGCCTCTGCTCTCATGAAGCTCCGCGAGTTCGTCGAGCTGGCCTTCGTCGATACCTACCGTGAGCTCGAGTTCCGCAAGGTCTCTCCCCCGGCCATGGTGCAGACACAGGTCGAGGGTGGCTCTACCCTCTTCAAGTACGACTACTACGGCGAGGAGGCCTACCTCACCCAGTCCTCCCAGCTGTACCTCGAGACCGTCCTTGCCTCCATGGGCCAGGTCTACTGCATTGAAAAGTCTTTCCGTGCCGAGAAGTCTCTTACCCGTCGCCACTTGTCCGAGTACACCCACGTCGAGGCCGAGCTGGACTTTATCGAGTTCAACGACCTTCTTGACCACCTTGAGGAGATCATCTCCAAGGTTGTTGACCGTGTTCTCAACAACGAGACCGCCGCTGGCTACCTCAAGGTCCTCAACCCCGACTTCAAGAAGCCCGAGAAGTTCCTCCGCATGAAGTACGAGGATGCCATTGAGTGGCTCAACAAGCAGGATCCCCCTATCCTCAACGAGGAGGGCAACCCCCACGTCTTTGGTGACGACATCGCCGAGGCTGCTGAGCGCAGGATGACTGACATCATCAACCGCCCTATCCTCCTGACTCACTTCCCCGTCGAGATCAAGGCCTTCTACATGAAGAAGGACCCCAACGATCTCCGCGTTACCGAGTCCGTCGATGTTCTCA TGCCCGGCGTCGGCGAAATTGTCGGTGGCTCCATGCGTATGGATGACTACGATGAGCTGATCGAGGCCTACAAGAAGAACCACATCGGCCACGAGCCTTACTTCTGGTACACCGACCAGCGCAAGTACGGCACCTCCCCCCACGGCGGTTACGGTCTCGGTCTCGAGCGCTTCCTCGCCTGGATGGCCAACCAGCACTCGGTCCGCACGACTTGCTTGTACCCCCGCTTCATGGGCCGTTGCAAGCCTTAG
- a CDS encoding differentiation regulator, whose amino-acid sequence MQDYSGHQGGHNGHNGQGRFGHASKPSNSDTGFSHGAFTSNISGFAERHPRRGNIPSINTQPMQQQNSHHNVNGQDLTSPGTAFDMQFTPLLPSTLLVGSPFQPGTPAGFASPQFQSIPAFQQQQQQQQGYQSQNGAASPVQQHISPQMYQPIVSPSAYGAPQFYAPQSPTGSYNNMAQMQMPVQPQSPVNMGPGMVTGTSRTVYLGNIPPDTSAEEILGHVRSGQIESVRLLPDKNCAFISFLDASSATHFHSDAILKKLCIKGQDIKIGWGKPSQVPTSVALAVQQSGASRNVYLGNLPEEVTEEELREDLGKFGAIDTVKIVKEKNIAFVHFLSIANAIKAVAQLPQEPKWAAPRRVYYGKDRCAYVSKTQQQNAAQYLGISPGYAHMLSGADRDLISSALAQQSVAAAAVATTAGGLNNLGNRTIYLGNIHPETTIEEICNVVRGGLLHHIRYIPDKHICFVTFIDPTAAASFFALSNLQGLMIHNRRLKIGWGKHSGALPPAIALAVSGGASRNVYIGNLDETWTEERLRQDFSEYGEIELVNTLREKSCAFVNFTNIANAIKAIEAVRSKEEYRKFKVNFGKDRCGNPPRQMQQQNNSRDNQVPSPQVNGASQNGNSPTSNGAPGLPALFSQHNPLTMYLNHVSQQAQHHQQAHQQSLAPYQAALFGTASSSPNEQSGMSLEVPQGPSMSGHQQSASISNVNGFMSNGSGAPTMNGLLAPGRSSHNRAVSLPVLAPGFENGGTSPNSLHGSNEGNGERRGHQYQASYGGMGAGFGLAIQGNLNQWVEEEVAN is encoded by the coding sequence ATGCAAGACTACTCAGGCCACCAGGGTGGGCACAACGGCCACAACGGCCAGGGCCGCTTCGGCCACGCCTCCAAGCCTTCCAATAGCGACACCGGCTTCTCCCACGGTGCCTTCACTTCCAACATCTCCGGCTTCGCCGAAAGACACCCCCGCCGCGGCAACATTCCTTCGATTAATACGCAGCCcatgcagcagcagaactCCCACCACAATGTCAATGGCCAAGACCTGACCAGCCCCGGTACCGCCTTCGACATGCAGTTCACTCCTTTGCTGCCCTCTACCCTTCTCGTCGGTAGCCCTTTCCAGCCGGGCACCCCCGCTGGCTTCGCTAGCCCCCAATTCCAGAGCATTCCTGCcttccagcagcaacagcagcagcagcagggttACCAGTCGCAGAACGGCGCCGCCAGCCCGGTCCAGCAACACATCTCCCCCCAGATGTATCAGCCCATCGTTTCACCCTCCGCTTACGGCGCGCCTCAGTTCTACGCCCCTCAGTCGCCCACGGGTTCTTACAACAACATGGCGCAGATGCAGATGCCTGTCCAGCCGCAGTCTCCGGTCAACATGGGCCCCGGCATGGTGACCGGTACCAGCCGCACCGTTTACCTTGGCAACATCCCCCCCGACACCTCTGCTGAGGAGATTCTTGGACATGTTCGTAGCGGTCAGATCGAGTCCGTGCGGTTGCTCCCGGACAAGAACTGCGCTTTCATTTCTTTCTTGGACGCGAGCTCGGCCACGCATTTCCACTCTGATGCCATCTTGAAAAAGCTCTGCATCAAGGGGCAGGACATCAAGATTGGCTGGGGCAAGCCTTCGCAGGTTCCTACGTCGGTCGCTCTCGCTGTTCAGCAGTCTGGAGCCTCTCGCAACGTTTACCTTGGCAACCTGCCTGAGGAGGTCactgaggaggagctgcgCGAGGATCTTGGAAAGTTCGGTGCCATTGACACCGTCAAGAttgtgaaggagaagaacatTGCCTTTGTGCACTTCTTGTCCATTGCCAATGCTATCAAGGCCGTCGCCCAGCTTCCCCAGGAGCCAAAGTGGGCGGCTCCGCGTCGTGTGTACTATGGCAAGGACAGATGCGCCTACGTCTCCAAGACCCAGCAGCAGAACGCCGCTCAGTACCTTGGTATCTCGCCGGGCTATGCGCACATGCTCAGTGGTGCGGATCGCGATTTGATTTCTAGCGCCCTGGCTCAGCAATCCgtcgctgccgccgccgtcgccaccaCCGCTGGCGGTCTTAACAACCTTGGAAACCGCACCATCTACCTCGGCAACATCCACCCCGAGACTACTATCGAGGAGATTTGCAATGTCGTCCGCGGAGGTCTGTTGCACCACATTCGCTACATCCCCGACAAGCACATTTGCTTCGTTACCTTCATCGACCCTACTGCGGCCGcgtccttcttcgccttgaGTAACCTCCAGGGCTTGATGATTCACAACCGCCGGCTGAAGATTGGCTGGGGCAAGCACTCCGGTGCCCTCCCCCCTGCCATCGCTTTGGCCGTCAGTGGTGGCGCTTCTCGTAATGTCTACATTGGCAACCTTGACGAGACGTGGACTGAAGAGCGCTTGAGGCAGGACTTCTCCGAGTATGGCGAGATCGAGCTCGTTAACACGCTTCGTGAGAAGAGTTGTGCGTTTGTGAACTTTACGAACATCGCCAACGCCATCAAAGCGATTGAGGCTGTCCGCAGCAAGGAGGAGTACAGGAAGTTCAAGGTCAACTTTGGCAAGGACCGCTGCGGCAACCCGCCTCGTCagatgcagcagcagaacaACTCCCGCGACAACCAGGTTCCCTCGCCCCAGGTGAATGGTGCCAGCCAGAACGGAAACTCGCCTACTTCCAACGGTGCCCCGGGTCTCCCTGCCCTGTTCAGTCAGCACAACCCGTTGACCATGTACCTTAACCACGTCAGTCAGCAGGCTCAGCATCACCAGCAGGCCCACCAGCAGTCTCTTGCTCCTTACCAGGCCGCCCTCTTCGGCACCGCTTCGTCCTCACCCAACGAGCAGTCCGGTATGAGCCTCGAGGTCCCTCAGGGTCCTTCCATGTCCGGCCACCAGCAGTCTGCCAGCATCTCCAACGTTAACGGCTTCATGTCCAACGGCTCTGGCGCCCCCACGATGAACGGTCTGCTTGCTCCCGGACGATCTTCACACAATCGGGCTGTGAGCTTGCCCGTCCTTGCCCCTGGCTTCGAGAACGGTGGTACCAGCCCGAACAGCCTTCATGGTAGCAATGAGGGTAACGGCGAGAGGCGTGGGCATCAATACCAGGCCAGCTACGGCGGTATGGGTGCCGGATTTGGCTTGGCCATTCAGGGAAACCTCAACCAgtgggttgaggaggaggtcgcTAACTAA
- a CDS encoding acid phosphatase → MTSLTPRPPYTDDELKKLYPPSLQLQQVQILMRHGERTPVTARFQNAGLKPFWPYCASVRQLRSIMLDYNGENSPKDLAMPTTTGKPSFHTVEWKRRLETFGHKDEPVVAKGPGHEIDDICDFGALTDLGRQSTSRLGMRLRKLYVDRLGFLPETISSTDDFYLRSTNVPRALESMHQAFQALYPPSTREADPETGKFPVPTVLTRGPGDETLYPNDGNCRRFAALSRAFAQRAADRWNTSDEMEYLNKVYGKWMPANSPRVAVDSRPRLSGIMDTVNASLAHGPETRLPKEFYDQKARKLLERIASDEWFAGFNESREYRMLGIGGLLGDIVERMVSRAEYTHSSHPVNTESATSDPSGPGIKFGLSGCHDTTLAGMLSSLGAYDSSSWPPFTSHIAIELFRKADSTSSPADQISAVTPPAKRGWWESMFSGSAGRNKNLPGSGIGRKASEYMTQSEKSKLDGYYVRMRYNDEPVTIPGCKMPGNHLEGDESFCTLSAFKSIVDKFTPQDWKQQCRMNLGQPATPSPSGEPEWAGHP, encoded by the exons ATGACCTCTCTCACTCCCCGTCCTCCCTACACGGACGAtgagctcaagaagctctACCCACCCAGCCTCCAACTCCAGCAGGTCCAGATCCTCATGCGCCATGGCGAACGTACCCCCGTAACCGCCCGCTTCCAGAACGCCGGTCTCAAGCCCTTCTGGCCCTACTGCGCCAGCGTCCGCCAGCTGAGGTCGATAATGCTCGACTACAACGGCGAGAACAGCCCCAAGGACCTGGCAatgccaacaacaaccgggAAGCCCTCCTTCCACACGGTCGAATGGAAGCGCCGTCTCGAGACCTTTGGCCACAAGGATGAGCCCGTGGTAGCCAAGGGGCCCGGCCACGAAATCGACGATATCTGCGACTTTGGCGCCCTGACGGACCTAGGCCGCCAGTCCACCTCGCGCCTCGGCATGCGCCTCCGCAAGCTCTACGTCGACCGGCTCGGCTTTTTGCCCGAAACCATCAGCTCCACCGACGACTTCTACCTGCGGTCGACTAACGTGCCCCGCGCGCTCGAGTCCATGCATCAGGCCTTCCAGGCCTTGTACCCGCCCTCCACGCGCGAAGCCGATCCGGAGACGGGCAAGTTTCCCGTGCCCACCGTGCTGACCCGGGGCCCGGGAGACGAGACGCTCTACCCCAACGACGGCAACTGCCGCCGGTTTGCGGCGCTCTCGCGGGCGTTCGCCCAGCGCGCGGCAGACAGGTGGAACACCTCCGACGAGATGGAGTACCTCAACAAAGTCTACGGCAAGTGGATGCCGGCTAACAGCCCGCGCGTTGCCGTCGACTCGAGGCCGCGTCTGTCGGGCATCATGGACACCGTGAACGCCAGTCTGGCGCATGGTCCGGAAACGCGGCTGCCGAAGGAGTTTTATGACCAAAAGGCCCGCAAGCTCCTGGAGAGAATTGCCAGTGATGAGTGGTTCGCGGGTTTCAACGAGTCGCGTGAGTATCGCATGTTGGGAATCGGTGGGTTGTTGGGCGACATCGTTGAGCGAATGGTCAGCCGCGCTGAGTATACACATTCTTCACATCCCGTCAACACCGAATCAGCCACCTCGGACCCTTCAGGCCCTGGCATCAAGTTCGGTCTGTCGGGCTGCCATGACACCACGTTGGCGGGAATGCTTTCCAGCCTAGGCGCGTacgacagcagcagctggcCTCCGTTTACTAGCCACATTGCTATCGAGTTATTCCGTAAGGCGGATAGTACTAGCTCTCCTGCAGACCAAATTTCTGCAGTAACACCCCCCGCCAAGCGTGGCTGGTGGGAGTCCATGTTCTCCGGCAGCGCTGGTCGGAATAAGAACCTTCCGGGGTCGGGCATCGGCAGGAAAGCCTCCGAGTATATGACACAGTCCGAAAAATCCAAGCTGGACGGCTACTACGTTCGCATGCGGTACAACGACGAACCGGTGACGATTCCGGGGTGCAAGATGCCTGGGAACCATTTGGAGGGGGACGAATCATTTTGCACTTTG TCCGCCTTCAAATCAATAGTCGACAAATTCACTCCCCAAGATTGGAAGCAGCAGTGCCGAATGAACTTGGGCCAGCCGGCTACGCCTTCTCCTAGCGGTGAGCCGGAGTGGGCTGGTCATCCTTGA
- a CDS encoding SUR2, whose product MVFTDTATGPSMAMMANTTIAAALPPLPAYETRPLPDLLPWISDFWLSLILPHIAYWVVSMFFHIIDVYDLFPQYRLHTPEEISQRNLASRYEVARDVLLEQAIQIGTSAVLNLLDDQQLTGHENYEVAVWATRIRLAQRGLPTILGFVGLNAGALSKNIAGSYPLLAGALAGGFYPSLFELDDMAGTAVPAFASWEILLAKAIYWIIIPCIKFWFAAFVLDSWQYLWHRAMHMNKWMYTKWHARHHRLYVPYAYGALYNHPVEGFVLDTLGAAIAYKCSFMTSREGMFFFVGSMMKTVDDHCGYALPWDPLQNITSNNAAYHDIHHQSWGIKTNFSQPFFTTWDRILGTMWKGDTSIKYERTRAAAANKKKGAKGEETKAE is encoded by the exons ATGGTCTTCACCGACACAGCGACCGGTCCAAGCATGGCCATGATGGCTAACACAACAATCGCCGCGGCCCTACCGCCCTTGCCTGCCTACGAAACCCGGCCGCTTCCAGACCTGTTGCCATGGATTTCCGACTTTTGGTTGTCGCTTATTCTGCCGCACATCGCCTACTGGGTCGTATCCATGTTCTTCCACATTATCGACGTCTATGACCTTTTCCCTCAGTATCGCCTACACACCCCCGAAGAAATCAGCCAACGTAATCTTGCGTCCCGCTACGAGGTTGCCCGCGATGTCCTCCTCGAACAAGCGATTCAGATTGGCACCTCGGCTGTGCTGAATCTCCTCGACGACCAGCAACTCACCGGACATGAGAACTACGAAGTTGCCGTCTGGGCGACGCGCATCCGCCTGGCCCAGCGTGGCCTCCCCACCATTCTCGGTTTCGTTGGACTGAATGCCGGCGCCCTTTCCAAGAACATTGCTGGCTCATACCCGCTGCTTGCTGGCGCGCTCGCTGGCGGTTTCTACCCATCCCTCTTCGAGCTCGATGACATGGCCGGCACGGCCGTTCCCGCGTTCGCGTCCTGGGAGATTCTCTTGGCCAAGGCCATCTACTGGATCATCATTCCCTGCATCAAGTTCTGGTTTGCCGCTTTCGTCCTCGATAGCTGGCAATACCTTTGGCACCGCGCCATGCACATGAACAAGTGGATGTACA CCAAGTGGCATGCTCGTCACCACCGTCTCTACGTTCCCTACGCCTACGGTGCCCTCTACAACCACCCCGTCGAGGGTTTCGTGCTCGACACCCTCGGTGCCGCCATCGCCTACAAGTGCTCCTTCATGACCTCGCGCGAGGGCATGTTCTTCTTTGTCGGCAGCATGATGAAGACGGTCGACGACCACTGCGGATACGCGCTGCCCTGGGACCCCCTGCAGAACATCACCAGTAACAACGCCGCTTACCACGACATCCACCACCAGAGCTGGGGCATCAAGACCAACTTCTCCCagcccttcttcaccacctgGGATAGAATCCTCGGTACTATGTGGAAGGGTGATACCTCGATCAAGTACGAGCGCACGAGGGCCGCGGCggccaacaagaagaagggcgccaAGGGTGAAGAGACCAAGGCCGAGTAA